The genomic stretch AGCACAAAATCATGGTTGCCGGCAACAGGCCGATTGATGAAGAAGTAGTATGGGGTTACGCCCGCCCAGGATAATCTGTCCAGCAATGTTCCCAAAACTTCCGGATCGTCATTGATTCCTTTAAGCACTGGCGTCTGATTGACAACAATCGCTCCGGCATCATGCAGCGCGGCGAAACAGCGTTTCGCCTCGGGCGTAATTTCACGCGGATGATTGATGTGCGCCATCACATAGATGCGCTTTTCTTCGGACGAATGCTCGCGAATCAGTTCAAGCAACTCCTGATCTTCATAAATGCGCATCGGATTGAACACAGGCAGCTTCGATCCGAAACGAATAATTTTGACATGGTCGATTTTTCGTAGCCGCTCCAACAACATTCGCAGCTTTGACGTAGCCAGAATCAGACTATCGCCGCCGGTCAGCAGCACGTTGTTGATCTCGGGATGCCGGGCAATATAGGCAAGTCCAGGCTCCACGTCGGACATCGCTTCCTTGACGTCGTTGCGGAACAGGCGTTTGCGGAAGCAGTACCGGCAATACGCGCCGCACACCTCGGAAACGAGCAACAGGGCGGTTGTGGCATATTTATGCTGGCAGCCCGGCACCACATAATTCGTATCCTCGTCCGACGCATCCCATCGGCCGTACTCTTTCAGTTCTCCTTCATTCGGAATAAC from Bacilli bacterium encodes the following:
- a CDS encoding KamA family radical SAM protein codes for the protein MAQPKYITDIDKITAIPEKEREKLKKITEKFVFRVNDYYLGLIDWNDPNDPIRKLVIPNEGELKEYGRWDASDEDTNYVVPGCQHKYATTALLLVSEVCGAYCRYCFRKRLFRNDVKEAMSDVEPGLAYIARHPEINNVLLTGGDSLILATSKLRMLLERLRKIDHVKIIRFGSKLPVFNPMRIYEDQELLELIREHSSEEKRIYVMAHINHPREITPEAKRCFAALHDAGAIVVNQTPVLKGINDDPEVLGTLLDRLSWAGVTPYYFFINRPVAGNHDFVLPLERVYRIVEEAKARTSGLGKRVRLSMSHTSGKIEILAIENGKAYLKYHQSRDGDYGKFMVLDCPPDAAWFDDLPGNEQYWSKPKKKTSAVVSVNELPDFPRKKTGRVHA